In Engraulis encrasicolus isolate BLACKSEA-1 chromosome 24, IST_EnEncr_1.0, whole genome shotgun sequence, a single genomic region encodes these proteins:
- the LOC134441093 gene encoding uncharacterized protein LOC134441093: MDLEKLQDQLTELLCPLTLEQLKQVCTQAKVPSDTSKRHALIRNINETVDKVIDSEDENAAELFVRELIATAKTLRQSGAKGDGESGASECELLRLQRQYAEMQIRFQESTKLIEEEMNRLRGNVNKTTSLPMTTSAPIDPQPTFPRASEVVIRREFRISGQIGELGQKDKLSYTSLMHQIDTGKRKGHSDAEIVEAVVKAASPGMSLRDMLESKSSLTLSHLKTILKAHYKENSTTDLFHRLVNIAQDAKESPQNFLFRAIELKERLMAAAFDSSADVQYSPDLIQRKFLRSLSTGLLSDNIKLQLKCYMDDQSVTDEMLIEKMNDAAAVDLEREQKMKRSFTVRPARVNELQAEPALDQLQTDTASARANVKSQKVTTAKSNIEIELMDAVKQLREEVAELRKNVHQSPRPPNQFQHHQQSPRPPNQFRPRTRRACRGCQERGNEEQCDHCFKCGLAGHLARDCRGQRSYSGNSDTVNLSGQSVGSAIQEQLGESSETQAILRDCIQQLEEKVQAAEGPGERLPGSVNISHISPRHQSQLLRLIGKKCMVSCYFNGVKTEALWDTGSQVCLINEAWRKKNIPKVRVRDTVELLGPGALVGKAVNQTDNPFRGWVEVEFQLEPAQAPHFMLQVPMLVTSEKGAAEEPIIGYNVIEQLLKSGVGHPQEVVAQAVSTAFSFDCKKAEMFVKIVKASDPECSDGVVRMGRQREVIPAGQVKSVKCSVRTGPLIARQEALFMPDEQAPLPDGLNMTENMLTLSKGTYSRLALPVANDTCHDITLSPRTVLGQVQLVKAVYPAEAKPVVAPPASPVVPPTVIDEELQPAEKGLDDKDRYDPPIDLSHLPFVQQQKVKQMLREECQAFARDENDAGCIPSLQLKIRLTDPTPVRRTYVSVPKPLHRDVKQYLEDLLNRGWIQKSRSHYSSPIVCVRKKDGTLRLCCDYRELNQKSLPDRHPIPRIQDMLDSLHGSAWFSVLDQGKAYHQGFMEESSRPLTAFITPWGLYEWVRIPFGLSSAPSEFQRSMEECLVGLRDEVCEPYLDDNLCHSKTFDNHLNDVRKVLRRYQQHGVKLTAKKCELFKNKVRFLGKIVTKEGYTMDPAEVAPVQDMKERKPATVGELRKLLGFISYYRSYIPNFSRIAKPLYALLCSDVSSQDAIVADHKKRKAVSQKKKRTQVPSHQRIKWKDEHSAVLCQLIDHLSSPPVLGYPNFEEPFVLHCDASQEGLGAVLYQRQEGKMKVIAYGSRTLSAAEKNYHLHSGKLEFLAMKWAICERFRDYLYYAPNFVVYTDNNPLTYVLTTAKLNATLLRWVAELADFRFTIKYRPGKSNSDADGLSRMSLEKYMLTCSQQIQPEILSSFSKGLSVQQEEREPLLCPLAITTAITAASSEGQNDTVTQISPDDLKAAQKEDPLLQQVKQCVIQQQWPRIIDVHSELSVFAREKAKLLCDADGVLRRQTYTRTQLPPKFQPQILNQLHEEMGHLGVERTLNLVRERFFWPHMQRDVEHHINVCSCVKRKRPQRAVRALLTSIKTTYPFELVSIDFLHLEKCKGGYDYILVVMDHFTRFAQAYACKNNSARTAAEKIFGDFVLKFGFPAKLHHDQGREWENKLFAELQKYSGIQGSRTTPYHPQGNGQVERFNRTLLAMLRNLDNEAKADWKSSLDKVVHAYNVTRNESTGYAPYFLLFGRNPRLPIDSMFGIPHSAGSVSHEEYARKWKLRMEEAYQLANKAAQASGRRGKELYDRKIQGAELHPGNRVLIRNLTERGGPGKLRSFWEEKVHVVVKRKHPESPVYEVKPEDGQGRTRVLHRNLLLPCDFLPVDTQRPEKKRGEKGHTVKKTTKTTRHTEPEPSSDQEEDDWRGIAGWTEEEPTERQSDLRAEAMEFHPHQPVAEPAPGEGDGIAEPVSEEEQVVEPGEVETVMADPEGEVEVSPPAFQPADPEGEGEVSPPSSPPARPYPSRIRYAPRTLTYGTLGRPTLSSSQFKIHRVTYL, translated from the coding sequence ATGGATCTGGAGAAGCTACAAGACCAGCTAACAGAGCTACTGTGTCCGCTAACTTTGGAGCAGCTAAAACAGGTCTGTACCCAAGCTAAAGTCCCGTCAGACACATCAAAGAGACATGCGTTGATCCGTAACATAAACGAGACTGTGGACAAAGTGATTGACAGTGAGGATGAAAATGCGGCAGAATTGTTTGTGAGGGAGTTAATAGCTACAGCTAAAACGTTGAGGCAAAGTGGAGCGAAAGGCGATGGGGAAAGTGGCGCGAGCGAGTGTGAGTTACTGCGATTACAGCGACAGTATGCCGAGATGCAGATACGCTTCCAAGAGTCAACGAAATTGATAGAGGAAGAAATGAATCGGCTGAGAGGGAACGTAAACAAGACCACTAGCCTGCCCATGACAACTAGCGCGCCCATCGATCCCCAACCTACTTTTCCCCGAGCGTCAGAAGTGGTAATTAGACGTGAGTTCAGAATTAGCGGCCAAATAGGTGAGCTGGGACAGAAGGATAAACTGTCATACACCAGTCTAATGCATCAGATTGACACGGGAAAACGTAAGGGCCACAGTGATGCTGAGATTGTCGAAGCTGTAGTGAAAGCTGCCTCTCCCGGAATGAGTCTCAGAGATATGCTGGAAAGCAAGAGCAGTTTGACACTTAGCCATCTAAAAACAATTCTGAAAGCTCACTACAAAGAAAACAGCACCACCGATCTGTTTCATAGACTCGTGAATATTGCCCAAGATGCTAAAGAATCCCCTCAGAACTTTCTATTTCGGGCAATTGAACTTAAAGAAAGACTGATGGCCGCTGCTTTTGATTCTAGCGCTGATGTGCAGTATAGCCCCGACCTAATTCAGAGAAAATTCCTCAGGTCCCTTAGCACCGGGCTATTGAGCGATAACATCAAGCTGCAACTAAAATGCTACATGGATGATCAGAGCGTGACTGACGAGATGCTGATAGAGAAAATGAACGATGCGGCCGCTGTTGATTTAGAGAGGGAACAGAAAATGAAAAGGAGCTTCACAGTCAGACCCGCCAGAGTAAACGAGCTACAGGCAGAGCCAGCTTTGGATCAGTTACAAACAGACACAGCATCAGCCAGGGCCAACGTCAAAAGCCAAAAAGTCACCACGGCAAAAAGTAACATCGAGATAGAACTGATGGATGCTGTCAAACAACTGAGAGAGGAGGTAGCAGAGCTGAGGAAGAATGTTCATCAGTCACCACGGCCACCGAACCAGTTCCAACACCACCAGCAGTCACCACGACCACCGAACCAGTTCAGACCCAGGACCAGACGGGCGTGCAGAGGATGTCAGGAGAGAGGCAATGAGGAGCAATGTGACCACTGCTTCAAATGCGGCCTGGCTGGACACCTCGCTCGAGACTGTAGGGGTCAGCGGAGCTACAGCGGTAACAGTGACACAGTGAACCTGTCTGGCCAGAGTGTAGGAAGTGCCATCCAAGAACAGCTCGGTGAGTCCAGTGAGACGCAGGCGATCCTGAGGGACTGCATCCAACAGCTGGAAGAGAAGGTGCAGGCAGCAGAGGGACCAGGCGAGCGTCTTCCAGGGTCTGTGAACATCAGCCACATCTCTCCCCGACACCAGTCTCAGCTGCTGCGTCTCATCGGAAAGAAGTGCATGGTCAGCTGCTACTTCAACGGTGTGAAGACTGAAGCATTATGGGACACAGGGTCACAAGTTTGCCTCATCAACGAAGCCTGGCGGAAGAAGAACATCCCGAAGGTGAGAGTCCGTGACACTGTAGAGCTGCTAGGCCCCGGCGCTCTGGTGGGGAAAGCCGTCAACCAGACAGACAACCCATTTCGAGGGTGGGTGGAAGTGGAGTTCCAGCTCGAGCCAGCCCAAGCCCCGCACTTCATGCTACAAGTCCCGATGCTAGTGACCAGTGAGAAGGGTGCAGCTGAGGAGCCAATCATCGGGTACAATGTCATCGAGCAGCTGCTGAAGAGTGGGGTGGGCCACCCACAGGAGGTAGTCGCACAGGCGGTGAGCACAGCTTTCTCTTTTGACTGTAAAAAGGCTGAAATGTTTGTGAAAATTGTAAAAGCCAGTGACCCTGAGTGCAGTGATGGTGTGGTGAGAATGGGAAGGCAGAGAGAAGTGATACCAGCTGGCCAAGTGAAAAGTGTGAAGTGTTCAGTGAGGACAGGGCCTCTGATAGCTAGACAAGAAGCACTGTTTATGCCTGACGAACAAGCCCCCTTGCCAGATGGTCTTAATATGACAGAGAACATGTTAACACTGAGTAAAGGGACATACTCCCGCCTAGCCCTGCCTGTTGCTAATGACACATGCCATGACATCACTCTGAGCCCCCGCACAGTCCTAGGGCAAGTCCAGTTAGTCAAAGCTGTGTATCCTGCAGAAGCCAAGCCTGTCGTCGCCCCCCCAGCCTCTCCTGTGGTGCCCCCTACAGTCATCGATGAGGAACTTCAACCTGCTGAAAAGGGGCTGGATGACAAAGACAGGTATGATCCACCGATtgacctctctcacctcccctttgtACAGCAGCAGAAAGTGAAGCAGATGTTGAGGGAAGAGTGTCAAGCATTCGCGAGAGATGAAAATGATGCGGGCTGTATCCCTTCTCTGCAGCTCAAAATCAGACTCACTGACCCAACACCTGTACGCCGTACGTATGTGTCTGTTCCTAAACCCCTACACAGAGACGTCAAGCAGTACTTAGAAGATCTCCTGAACAGGGGCTGGATTCAGAAATCACGATCGCACTACTCGTCACCCATTGTCTGTGTGCGTAAGAAAGATGGTACTCTCCGTCTATGCTGTGATTATAGGGAGCTCAACCAAAAGTCACTGCCTGATCGCCATCCCATCCCACGCATTCAAGACATGCTAGACAGCTTACACGGCAGTGCCTGGTTTTCAGTGCTAGACCAAGGCAAAGCGTATCACCAGGGCTTTATGGAAGAGAGTAGTAGGCCCCTCACTGCCTTTATAACACCCTGGGGACTCTACGAGTGGGTAAGAATTCCCTTCGGCTTGTCTAGTGCCCCCTCTGAATTCCAACGCAGCATGGAGGAATGCCTGGTTGGCCTGCGAGATGAGGTATGTGAGCCCTACTTAGATGACAACTTGTGTCACAGTAAAACGTTTGATAACCACCTGAATGATGTTAGGAAAGTGCTTCGACGGTATCAGCAGCATGGGGTGAAACTGACTGCCAAGAAGTGTGAGCTGTTCAAGAACAAGGTCAGATTCCTGGGGAAGATCGTGACAAAAGAAGGCTACACGATGGATCCAGCAGAGGTGGCCCCCGTGCAAGATATGAAGGAACGAAAACCAGCTACCGTGGGTGAGTTGAGAAAGCTACTTGGCTTCATCTCATACTACAGATCATACATCCCAAACTTCTCTCGCATTGCCAAGCCTCTGTATGCCCTGTTGTGCTCTGACGTGTCAAGCCAGGACGCCATAGTGGCTGATCACAAGAAGAGAAAAGCAGTGTCGCAAAAGAAGAAGCGAACCCAGGTGCCCTCCCATCAGCGTATCAAGTGGAAAGATGAGCATAGTGCAGTACTGTGTCAGCTGATAGATCACCTGTCTAGCCCCCCTGTATTAGGCTACCCCAACTTTGAAGAGCCGTTCGTCCTACACTGTGACGCTTCACAAGAAGGACTCGGGGCAGTGCTTTATCAAAGACAGGAAGGAAAGATGAAGGTCATTGCTTATGGCTCCCGCACTCTCTCTGCTGCAGAGAAAAATTACCATCTCCACTCTGGTAAGCTAGAATTTTTAGCAATGAAATGGGCCATCTGTGAGCGATTTAGAGATTATTTGTATTATGCTCCAAACTTTGTAGTGTATACTGATAATAATCCTCTAACATATGTACTTACCACTGCTAAACTGAATGCAACACTGCTGAGATGGGTGGCCGAGTTAGCAGACTTCAGATTTACAATCAAGTACAGGCCAGGGAAGTCTAACTCTGATGCAGATGGGCTATCCAGAATGTCTCTCGAGAAGTACATGCTTACCTGTTCCCAGCAGATCCAGCCTGAAATCTTGTCCAGTTTCTCCAAAGGTCTGTCCGtccagcaggaagagagagagccgcTCCTGTGTCCACTGGCCATCACCACAGCAATCACGGCGGCGAGCAGTGAAGGGCAGAATGACACCGTCACGCAGATCTCCCCAGACGACCTGAAGGCCGCACAGAAGGAGGATCCCCTACTACAGCAGGTGAAGCAGTGTGTCATTCAGCAGCAGTGGCCCAGGATCATTGACGTGCACAGTGAGTTGTCAGTGTTTGCTAGAGAGAAAGCTAAACTGTTGTGTGATGCTGACGGTGTACTCCGGCGGCAAACATATACACGAACACAACTGCCACCAAAGTTTCAGCCCCAGATCCTGAACCAGTTACATGAAGAGATGGGTCACTTAGGTGTTGAACGGACACTCAATCTAGTCCGTGAGCGATTCTTCTggccacacatgcagagagatgtAGAGCACCACATTAAcgtgtgcagttgtgtgaagcGTAAAAGACCCCAGAGAGCAGTAAGAGCGCTACTCACTAGTATcaagacaacatacccctttgagcTGGTCTCAATTGACTTCCTCCATCTAGAGAAGTGCAAAGGAGGATACGATTACATCCTAGTGGTCATGGACCATTTTACACGCTTTGCCCAGGCGTATGCATGCAAAAACAACAGTGCTCGAACAGCAGCTGAGAAAATCTTTGGAGACTTTGTCTTGAAATTCGGCTTCCCCGCTAAATTGCACCATGACCaagggagagagtgggaaaacAAACTGTTTGCTGAACTCCAAAAGTACAGTGGCATCCAAGGCTCACGCACAACCCCCTACCACCCCCAGGGGAACGGTCAGGTAGAACGCTTTAATCGCACCCTGCTGGCCATGCTGCGTAACCTGGATAATGAAGCCAAAGCCGATTGGAAAAGTTCCCTTGACAAAGTTGTTCACGCATACAATGTCACCCGAAATGAGTCCACTGGATATGCCCCATACTTTCTGCTCTTTGGCCGTAACCCCAGATTGCCCATAGACAGCATGTTCGGCATCCCACACAGCGCTGGTAGTGTGTCTCATGAGGAGTACGCAAGGAAATGGAAGCTCAGAATGGAGGAGGCATACCAGTTGGCCAACAAGGCAGCCCAGGCTAgtgggagaagaggaaaagaactcTATGACAGAAAGATTCAGGGAGCAGAGCTACATCCTGGGAATAGAGTCCTGATCCGAAATCTCACAGAAAGAGGTGGGCCTGGAAAGCTGAGATCGTTCTGGGAAGAGAAAGTTCATGTGGTGGTGAAGAGAAAACATCCAGAAAGTCCTGTCTATGAAGTGAAACCAGAAGATGGCCAGGGTCGCACTCGAGTGCTTCATCGGAACCTACTGCTTCCCTGTGACTTCTTGCCGGTCGACACACAGAGACCTGAAAAGAAAAGAGGTGAGAAAGGGCACACTGTCAAGAAAACAACCAAGACCACACGCCACACAGAACCAGAGCCTTCATCTGACCAGGAAGAGGATGACTGGAGAGGCATCGCTGGCTGGACTGAGGAGGAGCCCACAGAGCGACAGAGCGACCTGAGAGCCGAGGCCATGGAGTTCCACCCACATCAGCCGGTAGCAGAACCAGCACCTGGGGAAGGAGATGGCATCGCAGAGCCAGTGAGTGAGGAGGAACAAGTGGTGGAGCCAGGCGAAGTAGAGACAGTGATGGCCGAtccagagggagaggtagaggtgtCGCCACCAGCCTTCCAGCCGGCCGAtcctgagggagagggagaggtgtcgCCACCATCCTCACCGCCTGCAAGACCATATCCTTCCAGAATTAGATATGCACCTAGAACACTTACATATGGCACTCTAGGCCGGCCTACACTTAGTTCAAGTCAGTTTAAGATACATAGAGTTACTTACCTTTGA